The following coding sequences are from one Frigoribacterium sp. Leaf415 window:
- the nusB gene encoding transcription antitermination factor NusB, with the protein MSARTKARKRALDVLYVADIRQISMTDALVAETQRALDQPERGSSWGYARDIVQGVIDHRDEIDELIETYSQGWTLARMPTLDRGIIRIGIWELRHNDEIPDAVAISEAVELAQTLSTDDSASFVNGLLGRIATAD; encoded by the coding sequence GTGAGCGCACGCACCAAGGCGCGCAAGCGCGCCCTCGACGTCCTGTATGTCGCCGACATCCGTCAGATCAGCATGACCGACGCTCTGGTCGCCGAGACCCAACGGGCCCTCGACCAGCCCGAGCGCGGGTCGAGCTGGGGTTACGCCCGCGACATCGTCCAGGGCGTCATCGACCACCGCGACGAGATCGACGAACTGATCGAGACGTACTCGCAGGGTTGGACCCTCGCGCGCATGCCCACCCTCGACCGCGGGATCATCCGCATCGGCATCTGGGAGCTCCGTCACAACGACGAGATCCCCGACGCCGTGGCGATCAGCGAGGCCGTCGAGCTCGCGCAGACGCTCAGCACCGACGACTCGGCCTCGTTCGTCAACGGCCTGCTCGGCCGCATCGCGACCGCCGACTGA
- the pyrR gene encoding bifunctional pyr operon transcriptional regulator/uracil phosphoribosyltransferase PyrR produces MSTRTVLSQADIARALTRISHEILESNKGADDLVVLGIPTRGVVLADRLAATLSSISGSTVPGGSVDVTMYRDDLRRQPTRSPRPTSVPSGGIDGKTVVLVDDVLYSGRTIRAALDALSSIGRPRAVRLAVLVDRGHRELPIRADFVGKNLPTSTVERIFVRLHGVDDDELVAIDDGTTAGGAGSDPAPVTTPGANR; encoded by the coding sequence TTGAGCACCCGTACCGTGCTGAGTCAGGCTGACATCGCGCGTGCCCTCACGCGCATCTCGCACGAGATCCTCGAGTCCAACAAGGGCGCCGACGACCTGGTCGTCCTGGGCATCCCGACGCGCGGCGTCGTGCTCGCCGACCGTCTCGCCGCGACCCTCTCGTCCATCTCGGGCAGCACCGTGCCCGGCGGATCGGTCGACGTGACGATGTACCGCGACGATCTCCGGCGACAGCCCACCCGGTCGCCCCGCCCCACCTCGGTGCCCTCCGGCGGCATCGACGGCAAGACCGTCGTCCTCGTCGACGACGTCCTCTACTCGGGCCGGACCATCCGTGCCGCGCTGGACGCGCTGAGCTCGATCGGTCGGCCCCGGGCGGTCCGCCTCGCCGTCCTCGTCGATCGCGGGCATCGAGAGCTTCCGATCCGCGCGGACTTCGTGGGCAAGAACCTGCCCACCTCGACCGTCGAGCGCATCTTCGTGCGACTGCACGGCGTCGACGACGACGAACTCGTGGCCATCGACGACGGCACGACCGCAGGAGGCGCGGGTTCCGACCCCGCGCCCGTCACCACCCCGGGGGCGAACCGATGA
- a CDS encoding aspartate carbamoyltransferase catalytic subunit, whose amino-acid sequence MRHLLSTADLSRDESIRVLDVAEDMADVATREVRKLPTLRGITVVNLFYEDSTRTRISFEAAAKRLSADVINFAAKGSSVSKGESLKDTAQTLAAMGADGIVIRHPSSGAPRVLADSGWVDAGIVNAGDGTHEHPTQALLDAFTIRRRVHGAVSRGRDLDGVEVMIVGDILHSRVARSNAWLLRTLGAHVTVVAPPTLIPVDVSRFGVDVRYDLDEALADVRPDVVMMLRIQQERMNDAFFPNPREYARSWGLGAMRFRSLPESTLVMHPGPMNRGLEISDEAADSPRSTVREQVTNGVAVRMAVLYLTLAGDREDAS is encoded by the coding sequence ATGAGGCACCTGCTCAGCACCGCCGATCTCTCGCGTGACGAGTCGATCCGCGTCCTCGACGTCGCGGAGGACATGGCCGACGTCGCCACCCGCGAGGTGCGCAAGCTGCCGACGCTCCGCGGCATCACGGTCGTCAACCTGTTCTACGAGGACAGCACCCGCACGCGCATCTCGTTCGAGGCCGCCGCCAAGCGTCTCAGTGCGGACGTCATCAACTTCGCGGCGAAGGGTTCGAGCGTCTCGAAGGGCGAGTCCCTGAAGGACACGGCCCAGACCCTCGCCGCCATGGGGGCGGACGGCATCGTGATCCGCCATCCGTCGAGCGGTGCCCCACGCGTGCTCGCCGACAGCGGCTGGGTCGACGCCGGCATCGTCAACGCGGGTGACGGCACCCACGAGCACCCCACGCAGGCCTTGCTCGACGCCTTCACGATCCGTCGTCGCGTCCACGGGGCGGTGAGCCGAGGGCGCGACCTCGACGGCGTCGAGGTGATGATCGTCGGCGACATCCTGCACTCCCGGGTCGCCCGATCCAACGCGTGGCTGCTGCGGACGCTCGGCGCCCACGTGACGGTGGTCGCGCCTCCCACGTTGATCCCGGTGGACGTCAGCCGCTTCGGCGTCGACGTCCGCTACGACCTCGACGAGGCGCTGGCCGACGTGCGACCGGACGTCGTCATGATGTTGCGCATCCAACAGGAGCGCATGAACGACGCGTTCTTCCCGAACCCGCGCGAGTACGCCCGGTCCTGGGGCCTCGGCGCGATGCGGTTCCGGTCGCTGCCCGAGTCGACGCTCGTCATGCACCCCGGCCCGATGAACCGCGGCCTCGAGATCAGCGACGAGGCCGCCGACTCGCCGCGGTCGACCGTCCGCGAGCAGGTCACCAACGGCGTGGCCGTCCGCATGGCCGTGCTCTACCTCACCCTCGCCGGCGACCGAGAGGACGCATCGTGA
- a CDS encoding dihydroorotase gives MTTTHLIRGAETVDGSRTDVVVRDGVVVELGTGLTAAGATVTDADGLLLLPGLVDLHTHLREPGGEGSETVLTGSRAAAAGGYTAVNAMANSSPVADTAGVVEQVQALGERAGFVTVRPIGAVSQGLKGTHLSEIGAMARSRAAVRVFSDDGSCVADPLLMRRALEYIKGFGGVLAQHAQEPRLTEGAQMNEGALSAELGLGGWPAVAEEAIIARDVLLADHVGARLHVCHVSTAGSVEVIRWAKSRGIEVTAEVTPHHLLLTEDLVSGYDSRYKVNPPLRRSEDVDALRAALADGTIDIVATDHAPHTSEAKCCEWDAAANGMVGLESALSVVHHTMVDTGLIGWADVARVMSITPAAIGQVTGHGRPLAVGEPAELTLYDREVTRTFSTEHLAGKSRNSPYLGRVLPGQVRATFHQGYATVVDGHVVDSEVVAHAARLVDSAAALAATEGTSTR, from the coding sequence GTGACCACCACCCACCTCATCCGGGGCGCCGAGACCGTCGACGGCAGCCGGACGGACGTCGTCGTCCGCGACGGCGTCGTCGTCGAGCTCGGCACCGGCCTCACCGCCGCCGGCGCGACGGTCACCGACGCCGACGGCCTGCTCCTGCTGCCCGGCCTCGTCGACCTGCACACCCATCTGCGCGAGCCCGGCGGCGAGGGCAGCGAGACCGTCCTGACCGGGTCGCGCGCGGCGGCCGCCGGCGGGTACACCGCCGTCAACGCCATGGCGAACTCGTCGCCCGTGGCCGACACCGCGGGGGTCGTCGAACAGGTGCAGGCGTTGGGGGAGCGCGCCGGCTTCGTGACCGTCCGCCCGATCGGTGCCGTCAGCCAGGGGTTGAAGGGCACCCACCTCTCCGAGATCGGCGCCATGGCCCGCTCCCGTGCCGCCGTCCGGGTCTTCTCCGACGACGGGTCCTGCGTGGCGGACCCGCTGCTGATGCGTCGGGCGCTCGAGTACATCAAGGGTTTCGGGGGAGTCCTCGCCCAGCACGCCCAAGAGCCCCGGCTCACCGAGGGTGCCCAGATGAACGAGGGCGCACTGTCGGCCGAGCTCGGCCTGGGCGGCTGGCCCGCGGTGGCCGAAGAGGCGATCATCGCCCGCGACGTGCTGCTCGCCGACCACGTCGGCGCCCGACTGCACGTCTGCCACGTCTCGACCGCGGGCAGCGTCGAGGTCATCCGCTGGGCCAAGTCGCGCGGCATCGAGGTCACGGCCGAGGTCACCCCGCACCACCTGCTGCTCACCGAAGACCTCGTGTCGGGCTACGACTCGCGGTACAAGGTCAATCCACCGCTGCGACGCTCGGAAGACGTCGACGCGCTGCGTGCCGCCCTGGCCGACGGCACGATCGACATCGTGGCCACCGACCACGCCCCGCACACCTCCGAGGCGAAGTGCTGCGAGTGGGACGCCGCCGCCAACGGCATGGTCGGTCTCGAATCCGCCCTCTCGGTCGTCCACCACACCATGGTCGACACGGGTCTGATCGGCTGGGCCGACGTGGCCCGGGTGATGTCGATCACCCCGGCCGCCATCGGCCAGGTGACCGGGCACGGGCGTCCCCTCGCCGTGGGCGAGCCCGCCGAGCTCACGCTCTACGATCGAGAGGTGACCCGCACGTTCTCGACCGAGCACCTCGCGGGCAAGAGCCGCAACTCGCCCTACCTCGGACGCGTCCTGCCCGGTCAGGTGCGGGCGACCTTCCACCAGGGCTACGCGACCGTGGTCGACGGCCACGTCGTCGACAGCGAGGTCGTCGCCCACGCGGCCCGACTCGTCGACAGCGCCGCCGCCCTCGCCGCCACCGAGGGGACGTCCACCCGATGA
- a CDS encoding PH-like domain-containing protein, protein MSQWIIAALILVGVGLLIGLMARSWRARGRRQSDIPAPDRAPDDLSDPVVAVDALYVATSRGGDPLDRVVVHGLGFRGRAIVSVHAEGVRLEIAGEPAVLIRASSLRGVDRATWTIDRVVERDGLVLVGWRLGDVDLDTYLRITDDPSPVVAAIRPLVPTAPGAGTTKEKTID, encoded by the coding sequence ATGAGCCAGTGGATCATCGCTGCCCTCATCCTCGTCGGCGTCGGGCTGCTGATCGGTCTGATGGCCCGGTCCTGGCGGGCCCGCGGGCGCCGTCAGTCCGACATCCCCGCCCCCGACCGGGCGCCCGACGACCTGTCGGACCCCGTCGTGGCGGTCGACGCCCTCTACGTCGCGACGTCACGAGGCGGCGACCCGCTCGACCGCGTCGTCGTCCACGGCCTCGGGTTCCGCGGTCGGGCGATCGTGTCCGTCCACGCCGAGGGCGTGCGCCTCGAGATCGCGGGCGAACCGGCCGTGCTGATCCGCGCCTCCTCGTTGCGGGGCGTCGACCGCGCGACCTGGACCATCGACCGGGTCGTCGAGCGCGACGGCCTCGTGCTCGTCGGCTGGCGCCTCGGCGACGTCGACCTCGACACCTACCTGCGCATCACCGACGACCCGAGCCCCGTCGTCGCCGCGATCCGCCCCCTCGTCCCCACGGCCCCCGGGGCCGGCACCACCAAGGAGAAGACCATTGACTGA
- the carA gene encoding glutamine-hydrolyzing carbamoyl-phosphate synthase small subunit yields the protein MTDASTTDRAVLVLADGTRYTGRAYGAVGRTLGEVVFATGMTGYQETLTDPSYAGQIVVMTAPHIGNTGVNDTDPESRRIWVAGYVVRDASRVVSNHRAQGSLDDQLVADGIVGIRGIDTRAVTRRLREVGSMKGGVFSGPDAGLDPDEQLALVTAGADMRGLNLSSQVSTVEPYVLQAEGDRIGSVAVLDLGVKTSTLRYLAQRGFEVHVLPQSTTLDELRTLAPDALFYSNGPGDPAASDSQVELLQGALRDGLPYFGICFGNQLFGRALGFGTYKLPFGHRGINQPVLDKTTNKVEITSQNHGFAVDAPIDGVLDSPAGFGRVEVSHYSLNDQVVEGLRALDIPAFSVQYHPEAAAGPHDSNHLFDRFRDAVVARTTGQAVDFGSDIESSN from the coding sequence TTGACTGACGCCTCCACCACCGACAGGGCCGTGCTGGTCCTCGCCGACGGCACCCGGTACACGGGTCGCGCCTACGGCGCCGTCGGACGCACCCTCGGCGAGGTCGTCTTCGCGACCGGCATGACCGGCTACCAGGAGACCCTCACCGACCCCTCGTACGCCGGGCAGATCGTCGTCATGACCGCCCCGCACATCGGCAACACGGGCGTGAACGACACCGACCCCGAGTCGCGCCGCATCTGGGTCGCCGGATACGTCGTCCGGGACGCGAGCCGCGTGGTCTCGAACCACCGCGCTCAGGGCAGCCTCGACGACCAGCTCGTCGCCGACGGCATCGTCGGCATCCGTGGCATCGACACCCGCGCCGTGACCCGCCGTCTGCGCGAGGTGGGCTCGATGAAGGGCGGGGTCTTCAGCGGGCCCGACGCCGGGCTCGACCCCGACGAGCAGCTCGCCCTCGTCACCGCCGGGGCCGACATGCGCGGCCTCAACCTGTCGAGTCAGGTGTCGACGGTCGAGCCGTACGTGCTGCAGGCCGAGGGCGACCGCATCGGATCCGTCGCCGTCCTCGACCTGGGCGTGAAGACCTCGACGCTGCGCTACCTCGCGCAGCGCGGCTTCGAGGTCCACGTGCTGCCGCAGTCCACGACCCTCGACGAACTCCGCACCCTCGCCCCCGACGCCCTCTTCTACTCGAACGGCCCCGGCGACCCGGCGGCGAGCGACTCGCAGGTCGAGCTGCTCCAGGGCGCCCTCCGCGACGGTCTGCCGTACTTCGGCATCTGCTTCGGCAACCAGCTGTTCGGCCGGGCCCTGGGCTTCGGAACGTACAAGCTGCCCTTCGGTCACCGCGGCATCAACCAGCCGGTGCTCGACAAGACGACGAACAAGGTCGAGATCACCAGCCAGAACCACGGGTTCGCGGTCGACGCACCGATCGACGGCGTCCTCGACTCGCCGGCCGGCTTCGGCCGGGTGGAGGTCAGCCACTACAGCCTGAACGACCAGGTCGTCGAGGGCCTCCGCGCCCTCGACATCCCCGCGTTCTCGGTGCAGTACCACCCCGAGGCCGCGGCGGGCCCCCACGACAGCAACCATCTCTTCGACCGCTTCCGTGACGCGGTCGTCGCCCGCACGACCGGCCAGGCCGTCGACTTCGGCTCCGACATCGAAAGCAGCAACTGA
- the carB gene encoding carbamoyl-phosphate synthase large subunit: MPKRDDINSVLVIGSGPIVIGQAAEFDYSGTQACRVLREEGVRVILVNPNPATIMTDPDFADATYIEPITSEVLEAIIVKERPDAILPTLGGQTALNAAIKLDEEGILAKHGVELIGAKVEAIQKGEDRQLFKKLVLESGADVAKSHIATTVDQAVEYAEDLGYPLVIRPSFTMGGLGSGFAYTRDELIRMVTDGLHQSPTTEVLLEESILGWKEYELEMMRDTADNTVVVCSIENVDPVGVHTGDSITVAPALTLTDREYQNLRDISIDIIRRVGVDTGGCNIQFAVDPADGRVIVIEMNPRVSRSSALASKATGFPIAKIAAKLALGYRLDEIPNDITKVTPASFEPTLDYVVVKVPRFAFEKFPAADTTLTTTMKSVGEAMALGRNFTQALQKSLRSLEKRGSSFHWQGEPGDQEALLALSSTPTDGRIVTVQQALRAGATAEQVFDATKIDPWFIDQIVLINEVAEQVASAAELDADTLVVAKDHGFSDDQIGQLRGLSEQQVRDHRHALDVRPVFKTVDTCAGEFPALTPYHYSSYDTETEVVASDRRKVIILGSGPNRIGQGVEFDYSCVHASFALSDAGFETIMINCNPETVSTDYDTSDRLYFEPLTLEDVLEVVHAESASGELVGVVVQLGGQTALGLSKGLEAAGVPILGTTPDAIDSAEERGLFQGILDAAGLLAPRNGTATDYDSAVAVAEEIGYPVLVRPSYVLGGRGMEIVYDSPSLADYFERVADQAIIGPEAPLLVDRFLDDAVEIDVDALYDGTELYVGGIMEHIEEAGIHSGDSSCTLPPVTLGKGEIDRVRDATLAIAKGIGVSGLLNVQFAIAAGVLYVIEANPRASRTVPFVSKALGIPLAKAASLIMVGHSVRDLVETGLLPEQDGSDVPLDSPISVKEAVLPFKRFRTKEGQVVDSVLSPEMRSTGEVMGIDRDFPRAFAKSQTAAYGGLPTSGTVFVSVADRDKRAIVLPVLRLQQLGFRILATEGTATVLVRNGIHADTVDKFSAGGHSVVDLINADEVDIVINTPSGSSARADGYEIRAATVAADKALFTTIAQLGAAVASIEAVQSDLEVTSLQDYGLARAARR; encoded by the coding sequence ATGCCCAAGCGTGACGACATCAACTCCGTCCTCGTGATCGGCTCCGGGCCGATCGTCATCGGCCAGGCGGCCGAGTTCGACTACTCGGGCACCCAGGCCTGCCGCGTGCTGCGCGAAGAGGGCGTCCGGGTCATCCTCGTGAACCCGAACCCGGCCACGATCATGACCGACCCCGACTTCGCCGACGCGACGTACATCGAGCCCATCACGTCCGAGGTGCTCGAGGCGATCATCGTCAAGGAGCGCCCGGACGCGATCCTGCCGACCCTCGGCGGGCAGACCGCCCTGAACGCGGCGATCAAGCTCGACGAGGAGGGCATCCTCGCCAAGCACGGCGTCGAGCTGATCGGCGCGAAGGTCGAGGCCATCCAGAAGGGCGAGGACCGCCAGCTCTTCAAGAAGCTCGTGCTCGAATCCGGTGCCGACGTCGCCAAGTCGCACATCGCCACGACCGTCGACCAGGCCGTCGAGTACGCCGAAGACCTGGGGTACCCGCTGGTCATCCGACCCTCGTTCACCATGGGCGGGCTCGGGTCGGGCTTCGCCTACACCCGCGACGAGCTGATCCGCATGGTCACGGACGGCCTCCACCAGAGCCCCACCACCGAGGTCCTGCTCGAGGAGAGCATCCTCGGCTGGAAAGAGTACGAGCTCGAGATGATGCGCGACACGGCCGACAACACGGTCGTCGTCTGCTCGATCGAGAACGTCGACCCGGTCGGCGTCCACACCGGCGACTCGATCACCGTCGCGCCGGCGTTGACCCTGACCGACCGCGAGTACCAGAACCTGCGCGACATCAGCATCGACATCATCCGTCGCGTCGGTGTCGACACCGGTGGCTGCAACATCCAGTTCGCGGTGGACCCCGCGGACGGCCGCGTCATCGTCATCGAGATGAACCCCCGCGTGTCGCGCTCCAGTGCCCTCGCGTCCAAGGCGACCGGCTTCCCGATCGCCAAGATCGCGGCGAAGCTGGCCCTCGGGTACCGTCTCGACGAGATCCCGAACGACATCACGAAGGTGACCCCCGCCTCCTTCGAACCGACGCTCGACTACGTCGTCGTCAAGGTGCCCCGGTTCGCGTTCGAGAAGTTCCCGGCGGCCGACACGACGCTCACCACGACGATGAAGAGCGTGGGCGAGGCCATGGCCCTCGGCCGCAACTTCACCCAGGCGCTGCAGAAGTCGCTCCGGTCGCTCGAGAAGCGCGGGTCGAGCTTCCACTGGCAGGGTGAACCCGGAGACCAGGAGGCGCTGCTCGCGTTGTCGTCGACGCCCACCGACGGCCGCATCGTCACCGTGCAGCAGGCCCTGCGGGCCGGTGCCACCGCCGAGCAGGTCTTCGACGCCACGAAGATCGACCCCTGGTTCATCGACCAGATCGTGCTGATCAACGAAGTCGCCGAGCAGGTCGCCTCGGCCGCCGAGCTCGACGCCGACACCCTCGTGGTCGCCAAGGACCACGGCTTCAGCGACGACCAGATCGGCCAGTTGCGCGGCCTCTCCGAGCAGCAGGTGCGCGATCACCGCCACGCCCTCGACGTGCGCCCCGTCTTCAAGACCGTCGACACCTGCGCGGGGGAGTTCCCCGCCCTGACGCCGTACCACTACTCGAGCTACGACACCGAGACCGAGGTCGTGGCCAGCGACCGCCGCAAGGTGATCATCCTCGGCTCCGGGCCGAACCGCATCGGGCAGGGCGTCGAGTTCGACTACTCGTGCGTCCACGCGAGCTTCGCCCTGAGCGACGCCGGCTTCGAGACGATCATGATCAACTGCAACCCCGAGACGGTCTCGACCGACTACGACACGAGCGACCGGTTGTACTTCGAGCCGCTCACCCTCGAGGACGTCCTCGAGGTCGTCCACGCCGAGAGCGCCAGCGGCGAGCTCGTCGGCGTCGTCGTGCAACTCGGCGGCCAGACGGCCCTCGGCCTGTCCAAGGGGCTCGAAGCGGCCGGCGTGCCCATCCTCGGCACGACACCCGACGCGATCGACTCGGCCGAAGAACGAGGCCTCTTCCAGGGCATCCTCGACGCCGCCGGCCTGCTCGCACCACGCAACGGCACGGCGACCGACTACGACAGCGCGGTCGCCGTCGCCGAAGAGATCGGCTACCCGGTGCTGGTGCGGCCCTCGTACGTCCTCGGCGGCCGCGGCATGGAGATCGTCTACGACAGCCCTTCGCTCGCCGACTACTTCGAGCGGGTCGCGGACCAGGCCATCATCGGCCCCGAGGCGCCCTTGCTGGTCGACCGCTTCCTGGACGACGCCGTCGAGATCGACGTCGACGCGCTCTACGACGGCACCGAGCTCTACGTCGGCGGCATCATGGAGCACATCGAGGAGGCCGGCATCCACTCCGGCGACTCCAGCTGCACCCTGCCGCCCGTCACGCTCGGGAAGGGCGAGATCGACCGCGTCCGCGACGCGACCCTCGCGATCGCGAAGGGCATCGGCGTGTCCGGTCTGCTCAACGTGCAGTTCGCGATCGCGGCCGGCGTGCTCTACGTCATCGAGGCCAACCCCCGGGCGAGCCGGACGGTGCCCTTCGTCTCGAAGGCCCTCGGCATCCCGCTGGCCAAGGCGGCCTCGCTGATCATGGTCGGGCACAGCGTGCGCGACCTCGTGGAGACGGGCCTGCTTCCCGAGCAGGACGGCTCGGACGTCCCCCTCGACTCGCCGATCTCGGTGAAGGAGGCCGTGCTGCCCTTCAAGCGGTTCCGCACGAAAGAGGGGCAGGTCGTCGACAGCGTCCTCAGCCCCGAGATGCGCTCGACCGGTGAGGTCATGGGCATCGACCGCGACTTCCCCCGGGCGTTCGCGAAGAGCCAGACGGCCGCCTACGGCGGGCTCCCGACGTCGGGCACCGTCTTCGTCAGCGTCGCCGACCGCGACAAGCGGGCGATCGTGTTGCCGGTCCTGCGCCTCCAGCAACTCGGGTTCCGCATCCTGGCGACCGAGGGGACGGCCACCGTCCTCGTGCGCAACGGCATCCACGCCGACACCGTCGACAAGTTCAGCGCCGGGGGCCACTCGGTCGTCGACCTGATCAACGCCGACGAGGTCGACATCGTGATCAACACCCCGAGCGGCTCGAGCGCCCGAGCGGACGGCTACGAGATCCGCGCGGCGACCGTGGCGGCCGACAAGGCCCTCTTCACGACCATCGCGCAGCTCGGAGCGGCCGTCGCATCGATCGAGGCCGTGCAGAGCGACCTCGAGGTCACGAGCCTGCAGGACTACGGTCTCGCCCGGGCGGCCCGACGGTGA
- the pyrF gene encoding orotidine-5'-phosphate decarboxylase, giving the protein MSSSFGDRLAAAFAANGPLCVGIDPHPYLLDQWGLSSDASGVREFGLRVVDGLVGSASIVKPQVAFFERWGSAGFAALEDVLEAGRERGLLQIGDAKRGDIGSTMDGYGDAWFDGSSPLRVDALTVSPYLGFESMTGLVTRARAVGAGVFVLAATSNVEALVTQTAVRTDAHGAEGTVASGIVDDVLHDNQTAGDAPFGSVGLVLGATVDLDDYGIDAARLTTTPVLAPGFGHQGASYADLPRLFGPAAGAVLVSASRALLSAGPAGFADAVRRDADEVRSCLV; this is encoded by the coding sequence GTGAGCTCGTCGTTCGGCGACCGGCTCGCGGCGGCGTTCGCCGCGAACGGTCCGCTCTGCGTCGGCATCGACCCCCACCCCTACCTCCTGGACCAGTGGGGTCTCTCGTCCGACGCCTCGGGCGTGCGCGAGTTCGGCCTGCGCGTCGTCGACGGCCTGGTCGGCTCGGCATCGATCGTCAAGCCGCAGGTCGCGTTCTTCGAGCGCTGGGGCTCCGCGGGGTTCGCAGCCCTCGAAGACGTCCTCGAGGCCGGTCGCGAGCGGGGCCTGCTGCAGATCGGTGACGCCAAGCGGGGCGACATCGGCTCGACGATGGACGGCTACGGTGACGCCTGGTTCGACGGGTCGTCGCCGTTGCGGGTCGACGCGCTGACCGTGTCGCCCTATCTCGGCTTCGAGTCCATGACCGGGCTGGTGACGCGGGCACGGGCCGTCGGCGCAGGTGTGTTCGTGTTGGCCGCGACGTCCAACGTCGAGGCCTTGGTGACCCAGACGGCCGTGCGGACCGACGCCCACGGCGCGGAGGGCACCGTCGCGAGCGGTATCGTCGACGACGTGCTCCATGACAACCAGACGGCGGGCGACGCCCCGTTCGGCAGCGTCGGCCTCGTGCTCGGCGCGACCGTCGACCTCGACGACTACGGCATCGACGCCGCCCGGCTGACGACGACGCCGGTGCTCGCCCCGGGGTTCGGCCACCAGGGCGCGTCCTATGCCGACCTCCCTCGACTCTTCGGCCCTGCCGCCGGCGCCGTGCTGGTCTCCGCCTCCCGTGCCCTCCTCTCGGCGGGTCCGGCGGGGTTCGCCGACGCGGTCCGTCGTGATGCCGACGAGGTGCGTTCGTGCCTCGTCTGA
- the gmk gene encoding guanylate kinase — protein sequence MPRLTPPPVDRAAAARAAVAARRGRAAVKNAVASRTRSALDVAEAAWAGEPTSPEGSLRVRELLTSIPGIGPTRVARIMTELGIAESKRVGGLGVRQRRILGDWLAVREAKGRLRSRLVVLAGPTAVGKGTVSTYIRENYPDVHLSVSATTRAPRPGEVDGVHYYFVDDAEFDRMIRDRELLEYATVHNSYRYGTPRPPLDAALNEGRSVLLEIDLQGARLVRAAMPEAVLVFLLPPTWDELVRRLIGRGTEDAAEQQRRLETAKVELAAQDEFDARVVNHDVAEAAREVVELMTAPEPGRTRA from the coding sequence GTGCCTCGTCTGACCCCGCCCCCCGTCGACCGTGCCGCGGCGGCCCGCGCCGCCGTGGCCGCACGACGTGGTCGCGCCGCCGTCAAGAACGCCGTCGCCTCGCGCACCCGGAGCGCCCTCGACGTCGCCGAGGCCGCCTGGGCCGGCGAACCCACGAGCCCCGAGGGGTCCCTCCGGGTCCGCGAGCTGCTCACCAGCATCCCGGGGATCGGCCCGACCCGCGTCGCCCGCATCATGACCGAGCTCGGCATCGCCGAGTCGAAACGGGTCGGCGGGCTCGGGGTCAGGCAACGCCGCATCCTCGGCGACTGGCTCGCCGTCCGCGAGGCCAAGGGGCGCCTCCGGTCCCGGCTGGTCGTCCTGGCCGGCCCCACGGCCGTGGGCAAGGGCACCGTCTCGACGTACATCCGCGAGAACTACCCCGACGTGCACCTCAGCGTGTCCGCGACGACCCGTGCCCCGCGACCCGGCGAGGTCGACGGCGTCCACTACTACTTCGTGGACGACGCCGAGTTCGACCGCATGATCCGCGACCGCGAACTGCTCGAGTACGCCACGGTCCACAACTCCTACCGCTACGGCACGCCCCGCCCCCCGCTGGACGCCGCCTTGAACGAGGGTCGCAGCGTGCTGCTCGAGATCGACCTGCAGGGCGCCCGACTCGTCCGGGCCGCGATGCCCGAGGCCGTGCTCGTCTTCCTGCTCCCCCCGACCTGGGACGAACTCGTCCGTCGACTCATCGGTCGAGGCACCGAGGACGCCGCCGAACAGCAGCGCCGACTCGAGACAGCGAAGGTCGAACTGGCCGCCCAGGACGAGTTCGACGCGCGTGTCGTGAACCACGACGTGGCCGAAGCGGCCCGCGAGGTCGTAGAATTGATGACTGCGCCCGAACCGGGCCGCACCCGCGCGTGA
- the rpoZ gene encoding DNA-directed RNA polymerase subunit omega, producing MADKNQGIIDPPIDELLSKVESKYALVIFASKRARQINDYYADLHEGSLFDNVGPLVDSSIDDKPLSVAMHEINEDKLEVKPLAAPAE from the coding sequence ATGGCCGACAAGAACCAGGGCATCATCGATCCCCCCATCGACGAGCTGCTGTCGAAGGTCGAGTCGAAGTACGCACTCGTCATCTTCGCCTCCAAGCGCGCCCGTCAGATCAACGACTACTACGCCGACCTGCACGAGGGCAGCCTCTTCGACAACGTCGGCCCCCTCGTCGACAGCTCGATCGACGACAAGCCCCTGTCGGTCGCCATGCACGAGATCAACGAGGACAAGCTCGAGGTGAAGCCGCTCGCGGCTCCCGCCGAGTAG